The DNA segment CCCTCTCTCAAGAGATTTTAAGACCGATGATGGTTACAATATCAAACCTTTTATTGCCACGCTTCATCTGATTAATGAAGTAAACAAACTCTGTCGCGAAAAAGGCATTACCGAGAAAGGTTTATCTCATGTTGAATTCAATATTTTTGTTCCAACGTTGATTGACTATAGGAAAATTATTCCTCAGGCTAAACTGGTTTTACGATTCCGTGTGGGCATTGAAAAACTGACAAACGAGCGAGACAAACAGGCCTACATAAATCGTTTTATTCAAGATCGCTTTTCTAACTTCGAGAACATGGAGCACGCAAAAGATTACGGGGATAACATTCGTCGATATTTCCGAATGACCAGATACCTCCATCTACGCGGCAACGGTTATTACATTGATTTGGAGCCAAGAAGAAACATAGAAATTCAGAAAATTTTGGAAACCGATAATGGGTCCAGCCAGAGATTCACGGCCGAAGAATACATAAATTATATTTCAGATATTAATTTGCCGGTTCTTCCCTGGGAGACTCCAGCAGAATTAAAACGAATCAGCGAATACACCACAAACGATATCAAGCAGTATCAAAAACAACTTCAACAACAGCGAATTCAAATACCAGAGTTTAACTTCAGAAATATAACCGGTCTTTCTGTCGACCAATTAAAATCATACATAACCGAATTAAGAGATTATCGCAGAAGCCTGCAGGAGACGGAAGATCACTTTGTCTCGCAAAACGTTGATAAGGTCCAAGAATACATAGATCGGCTAAAAAATATCAGGCAATCCAAAGAAAAGAAAAGTATTGAGCTTGAACATTTAGCCACACTCGCCCTTAACGCAATAAATGACGCTTTGGCCATAAAACCGAATTATCCCGTTGGCGATGATAACCAACCAACGTTTACTGCACCGCCCAATAAACCTGACATAGAATGTTTCTACGGTTCTTTCAACGGGGTTTGTGAGGTTACAATGCTGACTAATCGGGCCCAATGGATGCAAGAGGGCCAGCCGGTAATGAGGCATCTTAGAGATTTTGAAGATGTTAATAACAGCAAAGAAACTTATTGCTTATTCGTAGCACCAGCTTTACATAGAGACACAATAAATACCTTTTGGAACGCGGTTAAATATGAGTATGAGGGCCGTAAGCAAAGAATCATACCACTAACAATAAACGAATTAACAAAATTATTGGAGGCGATAATCGCCATAAAAGATCGCGGCCAAAGACTAGACCATCGCCAATTGATGAGTCTCTACGATTCCATTATTAATTTAACCAATACGGCTGCCAGTTCCGATGTTTGGACTTCTCAGATACCAGGCGTTGTCGAGCAATGGTCGCGTGAGGTTTTAGCTGCGAACGTATGAAATTAAATACTATCTACAAAGGCGACTGCCGCACAATACTCAATAAAGAAATTCCCGAAGAAAGCGTGGATTTGATTTTTGCTGATCCGCCGTACAATCTTTCCGGAAACGGGCTCAAATGGATGGGCAATAAAACCGGCGGCGACTGGTTTATGGTGAATGAAAAATGGGATCAAATGTCGGAATCCGAATATTTGAAGTTTACTAAAGAATGGCTAGAAGCCTGCAAAAGGGTCTTGAAACCGACTGGGAGCATTTATATCTCATGCACTTATCACAATATCGGCGAATTGGTCATGACCCTAAAGGCGCTTGGCTTTACGCCTCGCAATATCATCACTTGGCACAAAAACAACGCCATGCCCAGCATGACTAGACGCACCTTTACCCATTCATGCGAGTATGTCCTGTTTTTCTCCAAAGGCAAAAAATGGATATTTAATTATGCTGATATTAAAAAAATAAATCCTGATAAAGCAAAAGACGGGTCAGAAAAACAAATGCGTGATTTATGGATTATGCCAGTGGTTCAGGGTAAAGAAAGAGTCAGGGATAAAACCGGCCGCGCCGCTCACCCAACGCAGAAGCCGGAAAACTTATTGGAAAGAGTTATATTAGCAAGTAGCAATAAAAGCGATGTTGTTCTTGATCCGTTTCTTGGGAGCGGTACTACCGCTGTCATTGCAAAAAAACTTGGAAGAAAATGGATAGGAATTGAAACAGAAAATAAGTACATAAAGATTGCGGAAAAAAGAATTAAAGAGGCTTAGTTACTGTAAACTTCTTGTCAGCTTTTGTCAGAAAAGTTTTCCACAGATGGACCTGTTGACGGTCCGCGTTCCGGACCGCTATTATAAAAGCATAAGAGATAGGAGTTTGCCTGACGGCGTTCCGATTCATCGGAACTAAGCGAGACGGGGCTACGACTTCTGTCATCAAGCACTACGTGTTTTTTTGCTTGATGATGTGAAGTGGTAGCCCTTTTTTGTTTTTTAAGTCAAAAGTAATTTTCCCTCTGAGGTTAAGTGCCTCGATATGAAAGCTTAGTATTTGAATAGAAAGATAAAGGCTAGCCCCAGTGGGGCCAGCCTTTTATGTTGCCCCCAGAAGCCATACAAGAATTTAAAGAATTATACGAAAAACGCTACGGCGTAAAACTCTCCGATGAGGAGGCTTCTTTACGCGCCAACAATCTTTTTAAACTCTACAAAATCACCTACATGGGTGAGCCGTCCATCGACGACTTCCAAGACAAAGTAGTGAAAAGCCATGACTTACAACCAAACCACAATTAGCGAAATCCAATTCTATCCGGTTAAACCCAAGGACGGCCTCCTCGGGTTTGTTTCGTTTGTCCTGGACAACAAATTCTGGATGGGATCGGTGGCCGTGTTCAGCCGGCCGGACGGCCGATACCGCCTGGTTTATCCCACGCGCAAAGTGGGAGGCCAGAACATCAACATCTTTCATCCCATAACTCAAAAAGCCGGCCAGGAGGTCGAAACGGCCATTAGTGAAAAAGTAGCCGAATTACTTAGTGAAAATTATGAATCAGACGAATCAACCCAAACCACGTGGTAAAAGCTTAAATTTCTTTCCCGCACCACACATCATCTACGACGATGAAAAAATACGTCGCGCTTTGACTCATGCCGAACGCGATTTTTTAATGGCTTTAAGCCATCTCACCAATCGCTACGGCGATGCTGACGGCTGGTTCTGGCATATCGATAATATCTTCATCGGCCGCGACGACAAAGAGAAAGGCTTTGCTTCTCTGGGCTTCGGCCGGTCCACCTGCCGGCGCGTCAGGAAAAAACTACTCAACCTCGGGCTGATAGAAATGAAGCCGGGAACGCTGGAACGCGGCCGCTGGGCCGGCACGATGTATCGTCTTAACCCGCGATTGCTGAAAACGACGGGGGTTCAAAATGGAGCACGGTCAGGCACCGTAGAGAACCCCGGCCCGGGTCCACCATGAAGCACTTAATAAGAAAGAATAAGTAAGAAATAATAATTAATAAAAGAGCTTAAATAAAGCAAGCAAGCTTGCTGAAAATTAAAAAATAAGGGGTTGGACAATTCTTGGATAAAACTTGGATGGATTTACAGAAGCGATGGCGACTAAAGGCGACTAAAAGGCGACCAGAAAATGAGGGTAAGGTGTGGGTGAAATGAGGGTGGAATTCAGGGATTATGATTGCACTAAAATGCACTAAACCTGCACCAAAATCGGAGAAATCAGACTGGGGCAAAACTGGGGTGAAACTGGGGCAGCTTTCGGGGTCAGGGACCGGACAAAATCGGTATAGAATCGGTATAGAATTTGACCCTCCTCTTATTAAAAAACCGATAAAGCGGTAAAATAGAAATATACGTTTGACTTCCTTCGGCCTTAGGACCATGTTGTGTGTAGAAAGGCCGAAAACAAAATTAAAATAATTAATGAACAAAACTATGACTAAAAACGCCAAAATTTACGCCGTAATCGCCGTTGTAGCGGTTCTTGGGGCCGGTTACGGAGTTTATCACCTCTTAAGCGACAAAGCACCGCGTGGGGCCGAAACAACAGACCTGGCCTCCATTACTAACTTCGACCAGTGCGTCGAAGCAGGGTTCGCCATAATGGAATCTTATCCGGAACAATGCCGGACTTCGGACGGCCGGATTTTCGTCAACGAAAAACCGCCGGTTCAAAGCGAACTGGATAAAGCCGAGCAAGCCATCAGAACGTTCATGGGAGAACCGAACTTGGAATTGAAATATACCGGCCAGAATAATCATCCCTCCAACTTCGCGATCCTAAGCAACGTTAAACAAAACGACGGCGGATTTACGGCCGACAATCCTGAAGAATGGGATCGACCGGTTTACATCTTCCAGCAAACGGATTACATCAACGACCGCTGTGAAGTTTATCAATACCAGGTAACGCAGAAAACAAATCAGGTTGTGGAAATTGGAATCGTCTACCCGATTGAACGCAGCGCCACCGTACCGGGAAATTGTCCTGGCAACGGCTCGCTGGACTGGCCTTTAATGAGCAAAGACGAAATCGAACAGGCCGCGTTCGCATATCTCGGCCATGATCCGGAACACACCAAATTCATGATAAGGTCGGACATTCAGCTGCAATACATTCCAAGCAAACCCGGAACGGAAAACCCGGCAGCCAACGAATGGCGCTGGGAGGATACTGGCTACAAACTTCCGGAGGGGCTCATGGGCGATCCCTGGCCTTATCCGACTATGAGAATAATAATGTCGGCCGGTGGCAAACTGGTTTACTACCTGAACACCACCGAACTCTTTGACTAATATGAACCAGGAAGTACAACCAAAACTCAAGTACTTCCTCTACGCTCGAAAATCTTCAGAACAAGAAGACAGACAGGTCCTTTCGATCGATTCGCAAAAGAGCGAACTGGAAGCGCTTGCCAAAAGAGAAAAGCTCCAAATCGTGGAGCGCCTGGAAGAATCATATTCGGCCAAAGCGCCGGGACGCGAAATTTTCAATCAGATGATCAAACGGATTGAGAAAGGCGAAGCCGAGGGCATCATCGCCTGGCACCCAAACCGCCTTTCCAGAAATTCCGTGGACACCGGCTACCTGGTTTATTTAATGGACCAAAACCGGCTGCTTGAAATTAACACGCCGGGCCAATCGTTTAAAAACACTCCCAACGACAAATTTTTGCTCAACCTACTTTGCAGCCAGGCCAAGCTGGAAAACGACAACAAAGGCATAG comes from the Patescibacteria group bacterium genome and includes:
- a CDS encoding AlwI family type II restriction endonuclease, whose translation is YGAGNKQFTNNLSPEHRELLENSEALTYEQAEEILDARNYVGAGDMRGRQSFNPIKKMGLAKIDDDGKIRITSFGEYLSREDADLGEMFFKSFLKWQLPNPLSRDFKTDDGYNIKPFIATLHLINEVNKLCREKGITEKGLSHVEFNIFVPTLIDYRKIIPQAKLVLRFRVGIEKLTNERDKQAYINRFIQDRFSNFENMEHAKDYGDNIRRYFRMTRYLHLRGNGYYIDLEPRRNIEIQKILETDNGSSQRFTAEEYINYISDINLPVLPWETPAELKRISEYTTNDIKQYQKQLQQQRIQIPEFNFRNITGLSVDQLKSYITELRDYRRSLQETEDHFVSQNVDKVQEYIDRLKNIRQSKEKKSIELEHLATLALNAINDALAIKPNYPVGDDNQPTFTAPPNKPDIECFYGSFNGVCEVTMLTNRAQWMQEGQPVMRHLRDFEDVNNSKETYCLFVAPALHRDTINTFWNAVKYEYEGRKQRIIPLTINELTKLLEAIIAIKDRGQRLDHRQLMSLYDSIINLTNTAASSDVWTSQIPGVVEQWSREVLAANV
- a CDS encoding site-specific DNA-methyltransferase — protein: MKLNTIYKGDCRTILNKEIPEESVDLIFADPPYNLSGNGLKWMGNKTGGDWFMVNEKWDQMSESEYLKFTKEWLEACKRVLKPTGSIYISCTYHNIGELVMTLKALGFTPRNIITWHKNNAMPSMTRRTFTHSCEYVLFFSKGKKWIFNYADIKKINPDKAKDGSEKQMRDLWIMPVVQGKERVRDKTGRAAHPTQKPENLLERVILASSNKSDVVLDPFLGSGTTAVIAKKLGRKWIGIETENKYIKIAEKRIKEA
- a CDS encoding septation protein SpoVG family protein is translated as MTYNQTTISEIQFYPVKPKDGLLGFVSFVLDNKFWMGSVAVFSRPDGRYRLVYPTRKVGGQNINIFHPITQKAGQEVETAISEKVAELLSENYESDESTQTTW